In Zingiber officinale cultivar Zhangliang chromosome 6A, Zo_v1.1, whole genome shotgun sequence, a single genomic region encodes these proteins:
- the LOC121994994 gene encoding cation/H(+) antiporter 15-like, with amino-acid sequence MAILNTMYNPQYDDNILMDGSWRKNGIDIFDLFRHKFTLIIIQNLLILITTRSVAFLLKPFRQPRILSELIGAILLSPTIIGRLAFRSASAPTAKTLYDFIFPEMSFAMVEIFGFLGLIYYVFLVAMRLDTTVVREMYRKVFPVAAATVVLPLLAVVVAVVIFRLPAPSHAEQTTFALVLGFALSVPAFPVMARLLAEVKVPMGEVGQVVLPAAVVGDVLSWIALAVCFAFVGPSDEALAPLWMVLAGACLVAVCVWMIRPLLVWLGRKTSAADPVNIEFMGLVVALVPPAALSAAAIGFHPALGALVLGLAVPKGPLTAALTQRLENYVVIALLPFTIISTAHATDVMAIVTRQGDEPENYALRLAGVMLVATLAKLAAAVAVSPLFSLSRTESLSIGVLMNTIGPMEIIILNIGKDRKCTPKLTSLWIWNQIFNAKIRGVLLVASVISTAMVRPILTALEGRKLRRLPAPAYKKRNLQLSGLESDLRVVACVHTIRNAPSITGLLHLADHFPLSVCAVHLAHITGPAPPMLIVHDSVDCNCTFPTLDDVSTVTSSAAPDHKVDSQPIISAFERFQRRSTNVEVSSLTAVSEYFTMPDQVCSIAEGYRATLIVVPFHRLLTVDGEMEDINPYARAVNKGILADAPCSVAILVDRGHLVGHESKLASHVALLFFGGPDDREALLCASRFAKRPGVHLTVVRFVVNDKQSHAAASAMPGILSGARVEGRIDDEYVREFRWQFASHAAVTYTERAVEDCEGVVAAIREMGGEHNMYMVGRAAGGESAAELVEGLWNFVELRELGPIGDLLVSAEFSAAASVLVVQQYVGEHQSVRDMDEGSSRRKRLRMSGYSSKHR; translated from the exons GGTGCCATACTATTGAGTCCGACGATCATCGGAAGGCTGGCTTTCCGCAGCGCGTCGGCGCCGACAGCGAAGACGCTCTACGATTTCATCTTTCCAGAGATGAGCTTTGCGATGGTGGAGATTTTTGGGTTCTTGGGGCTCATCTACTACGTCTTCCTCGTCGCCATGCGGCTGGATACCACGGTGGTCAGGGAAATGTATAGGAAGGTGTTTCCGGTCGCCGCCGCTACCGTCGTCCTCCCTCTCCTCGCCGTCGTCGTCGCGGTCGTTATTTTCCGGCTTCCTGCCCCCTCCCACGCGGAGCAGACCACGTTCGCCCTCGTCCTCGGCTTCGCGCTATCTGTCCCTGCCTTCCCCGTCATGGCGCGCCTCCTCGCCGAGGTCAAGGTCCCCATGGGGGAGGTCGGACAGGTGGTGCTCCCGGCTGCCGTGGTGGGCGACGTGCTTTCGTGGATCGCACTCGCGGTGTGCTTCGCCTTCGTCGGGCCTTCCGACGAGGCCCTCGCGCCGCTGTGGATGGTCCTCGCTGGCGCGTGCCTCGTGGCGGTGTGCGTGTGGATGATCAGGCCGTTGCTGGTGTGGCTAGGCCGGAAGACGTCGGCGGCTGATCCCGTGAACATCGAATTCATGGGATTGGTGGTCGCGTTGGTGCCTCCGGCTGCGCTGTCGGCGGCGGCCATCGGATTCCACCCAGCCTTGGGCGCACTCGTGCTGGGGCTGGCGGTGCCCAAGGGGCCGCTCACGGCGGCGCTGACGCAGCGACTCGAGAATTACGTCGTCATTGCTCTGCTTCCTTTCACCATCATCAGCACCGCCCACGCGACCGACGTCATGGCCATCGTGACGAGGCAGGGGGACGAGCCAGAGAACTACGCGCTACGTTTGGCTGGCGTCATGCTTGTCGCAACGCTGGCAAAGCTGGCGGCGGCCGTGGCCGTGTCGCCTCTGTTTTCTCTGTCGCGCACGGAGAGTTTGTCGATCGGCGTCCTAATGAACACGATCGGTCCGATGGAGATTATAATCCTAAACATCGGCAAGGATCGGAAG TGCACCCCAAAATTAACTTCTCTCTGGATATGGAATCAGATCTTTAATGCCAAAATACGCGGGGTGCTTTTAGTCGCGTCGGTGATCAGCACGGCGATGGTGAGGCCGATCTTGACGGCGCTCGAAGGCCGCAAGCTCCGCCGCCTTCCTGCACCAGCTTACAAGAAGCGCAATTTGCAACTCTCCGGGTTGGAGTCAGACCTGCGCGTCGTGGCCTGCGTCCACACCATCCGGAACGCCCCCTCCATCACTGGCCTCCTCCACCTCGCCGACCACTTCCCGCTCTCAGTCTGTGCCGTACACCTCGCCCATATCACCGGCCCCGCCCCTCCGATGCTCATCGTCCATGACTCCGTTGACTGCAACTGCACGTTTCCCACCCTGGACGACGTTTCCACCGTGACGTCCTCTGCGGCGCCGGACCACAAAGTAGACTCGCAGCCCATCATTTCCGCTTTCGAGAGGTTCCAGCGGCGATCCACGAACGTCGAGGTCTCGTCCCTCACCGCTGTCTCCGAGTACTTCACCATGCCTGACCAAGTCTGTAGCATCGCCGAGGGTTACCGGGCCACCCTCATCGTCGTTCCCTTCCACCGACTGCTGACCGTCGACGGCGAGATGGAGGACATCAACCCCTACGCGCGCGCTGTCAACAAGGGCATCCTCGCCGACGCGCCTTGCTCCGTCGCGATCCTCGTCGACCGCGGTCATTTGGTCGGCCACGAGTCCAAGCTCGCCAGCCACGTGGCGCTCCTCTTCTTCGGGGGGCCCGACGACCGCGAAGCGCTCCTTTGCGCCAGCCGCTTCGCGAAGCGGCCGGGGGTCCACCTCACGGTGGTGCGATTCGTGGTCAACGACAAGCAATCACACGCGGCAGCCAGCGCGATGCCGGGGATATTATCGGGTGCGAGAGTGGAGGGCCGAATCGACGACGAGTACGTAAGGGAGTTCAGGTGGCAGTTCGCAAGCCACGCGGCGGTGACGTACACAGAGAGGGCGGTGGAGGACTGCGAGGGGGTGGTGGCGGCCATCAGGGAGATGGGAGGCGAACATAATATGTACATGGTGGGGAGGGCGGCGGGGGGAGAGTCGGCGGCAGAGCTGGTGGAGGGTCTATGGAACTTCGTGGAATTGAGGGAGTTGGGGCCGATTGGGGACTTGTTGGTGTCGGCGGAATTCTCAGCGGCGGCGTCGGTGCTGGTGGTGCAGCAGTACGTGGGCGAGCATCAGAGCGTGCGGGACATGGATGAGGGATCGAGCCGGAGGAAGAGATTGAGGATGAGCGGCTATAGCTCAAAGCACCGGTAA